A genomic region of Hypanus sabinus isolate sHypSab1 unplaced genomic scaffold, sHypSab1.hap1 scaffold_251, whole genome shotgun sequence contains the following coding sequences:
- the LOC132388021 gene encoding zinc finger protein 229-like has translation MAHQRVHTGEKPFTCSVCGKGFTQSSTLLVHQRVHTGEKPFTCSVCGEGFTQSSQLQSHQQVHTGEKPFTCSDCGKRFTRSSTLQRHQRVHTGEKPFTCSVCGKRFTQSSQLQRHQRVHTGERPFTCSECGKGFTLSSTLLVHQRVHTGERPFTCSECGKGFTLSSTLLLHQRVHSGEKPFTCSVCGKGFTLSSTLLVHQRVHTGEKPFTCAVCGKGFTQSSHLQSHQQIHTGEKPFICSECGKGFTESSNLQKHQRVHTGEKPFACSDCGKRFTRSSHLQRHQLVHTGEKPFTCSDCGKRFTRSSTLLLHQRVHTGEKPYSCSDCGKGFTQSSHLQKHQRVHTGEKPFTCSICGKGFTRSFTLQRHQRVHTGEKPFSCSDCGKRFTRSSQLQSHQRVHTGEKPFTCSECGKGFTQSSHLQKHQ, from the coding sequence atggctcaccagcgagttcacactggggagaaaccattcacctgttcagtctgtgggaagggattcactcagtcatctaccctactggtacatcagcgagttcacactggggagaagccgttcacctgctcagtctgtggggagggattcactcagtcatcccaactacagagtcatcagcaagttcacactggggagaagccgttcacctgctcggactgtgggaagagattcactcggtcatccaccctacagagacaccagcgagttcacactggggagaagccattcacctgctcagtctgtgggaagagattcactcagtcatcccagctacagagacatcagcgagttcacactggggagaggccgttcacctgctcagaatgtgggaaaggattcactctgtcatctaccctactggtacatcagcgagttcacactggggagaggccgttcacctgctcagaatgtggtaagggattcactctgtcatctaccctactgctacatcagcgagttcacagtggggagaagccattcacctgctcagtctgtgggaaaggattcactctgtcatctaccctactggtacatcagcgagttcacactggcgagaagccgttcacctgtgcagtctgtgggaagggattcactcagtcatcccacctacagagtcatcagcaaattcacactggggagaagccattcatctgctcagaatgtgggaagggattcactgagtcatccaacttacagaaacaccagcgagttcacactggggagaagccgttcgcctgctcggactgtgggaagagattcactcggtcatcccacctacagaggcACCAgcttgttcacactggggagaagccgttcacctgctcggactgtgggaagagatttactcggtcatctaccctactgctacaccagcgagttcacactggggagaagccgtacagctgctcggactgtgggaagggattcactcagtcatcccacctacagaaacaccagcgagttcacactggggagaagccattcacctgctcaatctgtgggaagggattcactcggtcattcactctacagagacatcagcgagttcacactggggagaagccgttcagctgctcggactgtgggaagagattcactcggtcatcccaactacagagtcaccagcgagttcacactggggagaagccgttcacctgctcagaatgtgggaagggattcactcagtcatcccacctacagaaacaccagtga
- the LOC132388022 gene encoding zinc finger protein 436-like, producing MAHQRVHTRERPFTCSDCGKGFTRSSHLMRHQTVHTGERPFTCSECGKGFTQSSELLAHQSVHTGERPFNCSECGKGFTRSSHLLAHQRVHTGERPFTCADCGKGFSCSSDLQKHQRVHSGERLFTCSDCGKGFTQSSDMLAHQRFHTGERPFICSNCGKGFTQLSTLQRHQSVDTGEWPFICSECGKGFTQSSQILAHRSVHTGERPFTCGECGKGFTQLSKLLAHRSVHTGERPFTCGECGKGFTQLSHLQRHQRFHTG from the coding sequence atggctcaccagcgagttcacaccagggagcggccgttcacgtgctcagactgtgggaagggattcactcggtcatctcacctaaTGAGACACCAgacagttcatactggggagcgaccgttcacctgctcagaatgtgggaaaggattcactcagtcatctgaactactggcacaccagtcagttcacactggggagaggccgtttaactgctccgaatgtgggaagggattcactcgatcatctcacctactggcacaccagcgagttcacactggagagaggccgttcacctgcgcagactgtgggaagggattctcttgtTCATCTGATCTCcaaaaacaccagcgagttcacagtggggagaggctgttcacctgctcagactgtgggaagggattcactcagtcatctgatatGCTGGCACaccagcgatttcacactggggagaggccattcatttgctcaaactgtgggaagggattcactcagttatccaccctacagagacaccagtcagttgacactggggagtggccattcatctgctcagaatgtgggaaaggattcactcagtcatcccaaatCCTGGCACATCGgtcagttcacacaggggagaggccgttcacctgcggtgaatgtgggaagggattcactcagttatccaaacTACTGGCACATCGgtcagttcacacaggggagaggccgttcacctgcggtgaatgtgggaagggattcactcagttatctcatctacagagacaccagcgatttcacactgggtag